One window from the genome of Mucilaginibacter ginsenosidivorans encodes:
- a CDS encoding RICIN domain-containing protein has translation MWDYSGGNNQKWKIQLPDNGYHKIINVNSGKALDLYQLSLNNGGSLSPFQLTND, from the coding sequence TTGTGGGATTATAGTGGCGGTAATAATCAAAAATGGAAGATTCAGCTTCCAGACAATGGTTACCATAAAATCATCAATGTAAACAGCGGGAAGGCTTTGGATCTTTATCAACTTTCATTAAATAACGGGGGATCATTATCTCCTTTTCAACTTACAAATGATTGA